The following proteins are co-located in the Saccharomycodes ludwigii strain NBRC 1722 chromosome V, whole genome shotgun sequence genome:
- a CDS encoding lung seven transmembrane receptor family protein (similar to Saccharomyces cerevisiae YKL039W | PTM1 | protein of unknown function (paralog of YHL017W | putative protein of unknown function)) — protein MNNFIKPLFATLLLLLSVARLPALVQADKKTLNQNNGEVCSGMYSKEDWGGKVDPFISFNLQKTSNDDEDISVIIFDYEDYLHIGKEIPGTNGELKYICDDYAVDLGLCDSDDKGNFLIEEAPVYNPDTDENTTLSAEIYTFHQSKTGLHEVKYQVKKTGYYCVDTFSADGDDNLKYSSVVNFRNAFGHLPASEINKLPLYGILAVAYAVAMFLYLFAFWKHRHELLPLQKYLLGFFVFLTAETIFVWAYYDIRNETGNGAGAKAYMVFLSLFSAGKISFSFFLVLIIALGYGVVFPKLNKKLMLRCQLFTIFTYAWIFAYLIQNYLTPSDDTSLKPLITFFPACFCLFVFYLTIIKSLSSTLAFLNEQKQVVKLQMYKKLLNIIVFSLVIILIFLVITSFVVFGMSSTQLVEQHWKTRFFFVDFWPSIIYFIVFVSIAFIWRPTSTSYMLACSQQLPTDPENIADFDLDDLHSLEQEFNDIDDDANVVEDDLDDNPFRDPVDDENVHNVGNKRDDESKK, from the coding sequence atgaacaattttataaaaccaCTGTTCGCAACCttactgttattactaTCAGTAGCACGTTTGCCAGCTTTAGTTCAAGCcgataaaaaaactttaaaccAAAATAATGGCGAAGTATGTAGTGGTATGTACTCAAAAGAAGATTGGGGTGGTAAAGTAGATCCATTCATTTCTTTCAACCTACAAAAAACTTCCAACgatgatgaagatataAGTGTAATTATATTTGATTACGAGGACTATCTCCACATTGGTAAGGAAATACCTGGTACTAATGGTGaactaaaatatatttgtgATGACTATGCTGTTGATTTAGGGTTATGTGACTCAGATGATAAAGGTAATTTCTTAATTGAAGAAGCACCAGTTTACAATCCAGACACTGATGAAAATACCACTCTGTCAGCTGAAATTTATACCTTCCATCAATCAAAAACTGGCTTACATGAAGTCAAGTATCAAGTCAAGAAAACTGGCTATTATTGTGTCGACACTTTTTCCGCTGACGGTGACGATAATCTAAAATATTCTTCAGTTGTTAATTTTAGAAACGCCTTTGGCCATTTACCCGCTAGTGAAATTAACAAATTACCATTATACGGGATATTGGCTGTAGCCTATGCAGTGGCTatgtttttgtatttatttgcATTTTGGAAGCATAGACATGAGTTATTACCATTGCAAAAGTACCTATTGGGCTTTTTCGTGTTTTTAACGGCCGAAACGATTTTTGTCTGGGCCTATTATGACATTAGAAATGAAACAGGTAACGGTGCTGGTGCCAAAGCCTATATggtttttttatcattattcaGTGCTGGGAAAATAtcttttagttttttcttAGTTCTGATTATTGCGTTGGGTTACGGTGTTGTTTTCCCCAAATTAAACAAGAAGTTAATGTTAAGATGCCAATTGTTTACTATCTTTACCTATGCCTGGATTTTTGCTTATTTGattcaaaattatttgaCCCCAAGTGACGACACCAGTTTAAAACCCTTGATTACGTTTTTCCCTGCCTGTTtctgtttgtttgttttttacctaactattattaaatcaCTATCTTCTACGTTGGCGTTTTTAAATGAGCAAAAACAAGTTGTTAAATTACAAATGTACAAGaaattattgaatataATTGTGTTTTCATTAGTTATCATTCTTATCTTTTTGGTCATCACCTCATTTGTAGTATTTGGAATGTCAAGCACTCAATTAGTGGAACAACATTGGAAAACCagattcttttttgttgatttcTGGCCAAGCattatatatttcattGTTTTCGTTTCTATCGCCTTTATTTGGAGACCAACTTCCACATCTTACATGTTGGCCTGTTCTCAACAGTTACCTACAGACCCAGAAAACATAGCTGATTTTGATTTGGATGATTTGCATTCACTAGAACAAGAATTCAATGATATTGATGACGATGCCAATGTTGTCGAGGATGATCTTGATGATAACCCATTTAGAGATCCTGTAgatgatgaaaatgttCACAATGTTGGTAATAAACGTGATGATGAATctaagaaataa
- a CDS encoding uncharacterized protein (similar to Saccharomyces cerevisiae YKL042W | SPC42 | Spindle Pole Component) has protein sequence MNSSYANNPNNISPTPRRYNRRNYPNTTNLDMNNNGTTNFFSNPGYGDFIPRDTVPPPPLNKPAFNNNENVFGTTANPSNNITTADVGINNPIIPEEYKRNSELISRLLKQNQEVINKLNDKQDEIDKLNLLVGSLRGKLIKYTELNKKLTRKLNEQQKTFDSTLIDRNIVNGEEKREESPLQRDFIQINKNKNTKSNSDSNNFGLSKETPVKKQQKNTVFLENDSKINELNDKLDMLMNFVKEKQGNASSINPNTPIALNNNHKSSKHDSNNNVLGDTETRQEQDFNKKQYTVTDEDILVQESKELKDLEMKIEEMKRKLLIKKQNELRKVSLNQELLDLMDKLDPSPPQQLPIPAPPPAPTTSNKHYNSSYINHQHPYHYHRYYHTPNNDAYENVPHSNNEKNNDFCEHCYKASMAMKNDRPLTSSPLLNHPDPKSSSIGNNGSRKNNKSNNLRNISSARSTNHNHNTANNISDFIITPDSSSTSLDRDFYRRVHNNGTKRRNRNNRSKEHDDLSNEDNYSDEDQDDLSQPNPQDINDSVLQRKKELW, from the coding sequence atgaaTTCTTCTTACGCTAATAACCCCAATAATATATCACCCACTCCAAGAAGATATAACCGTCGAAATTATCCCAATACTACCAACCTTGACATGAACAACAATGGTACCACTAACTTCTTTTCCAATCCTGGTTATGGTGATTTTATTCCAAGAGATACAGTTCCTCCTCCTCCGTTAAATAAACCagcttttaataataatgaaaatgtcTTTGGGACTACTGCCAATCcaagtaataatataacaaCAGCAGATGTCGGTATTAATAACCCTATAATACCAGAAGAATATAAGAGAAACTCAGAGTTAATTAGTAggttattaaaacaaaatcaagaagtaattaataaattgaatGATAAGCAAGATGAAATCGATAAATTAAACTTATTGGTAGGTTCGTTGAGAggtaaattaattaaatataccgaattaaacaaaaaattgacTCGCAAACTTAATgaacaacaaaaaacatttgACAGCACTCTGATCGATCGTAATATAGTAAATggtgaagaaaaaagagaagaatCGCCGCTACAAAGAGATTTCAttcaaattaataaaaataaaaacaccaAGAGTAACAGCGattctaataattttggCTTGTCTAAAGAAACACCAGTAAAAAAAcagcaaaaaaatactgTTTTTCTCGAGAATGATTCgaaaattaatgaattgAATGATAAATTGGATATGTTAATGAACTTTGTTAAGGAAAAACAAGGAAATGCCTCTTCCATTAATCCTAATACACCTATCGCacttaataataaccataAGTCTAGCAAACATGACTCGAACAATAATGTTCTCGGTGATACAGAAACACGACAAGAACAAgatttcaacaaaaaacaatataccGTAACTGATGAAGATATATTAGTCCAAGAAAgtaaagaattaaaagatttagaGATGAAAATCGAggaaatgaaaagaaaattgttaataaaaaagcaaaatGAGCTAAGAAAAGTTTCATTGAACCAAGAATTATTAGATTTGATGGATAAATTAGATCCTAGTCCTCCTCAACAACTGCCAATTCCCGCTCCTCCACCCGCTCCTACAACATCAAATAAGCATTATAACTCCAGTTACATCAATCATCAACATccttatcattatcatcgcTACTATCATACCCCTAATAATGATGCATATGAAAATGTCCCACATAGTAATAACgagaaaaataatgatttcTGTGAACATTGTTATAAAGCTTCAATGGCCATGAAAAATGACAGACCACTGACGTCTTCGCCTCTTTTAAATCATCCAGATCCTAAGAGTAGCAGTATTGGTAATAATGGGAGTAGGAAAAACAATAAGAGCAACAATTTAAGAAACATAAGTTCTGCAAGATCAACAAACCATAACCACAATACAGCTAATAATATAAgtgattttattataacaCCTGATTCTTCTTCAACATCATTGGATCGAGATTTCTATCGTAGAGTGCATAATAACGGtacaaaaagaagaaatcgTAATAACAGAAGCAAAGAACATGATGATTTAAGCAATGAAGATAATTACAGTGATGAAGACCAAGATGACCTGAGCCAGCCAAATCCACAAGATATCAATGACAGTGTtttacaaagaaaaaaagaactaTGGTGA
- the OTU2 gene encoding deubiquitinase OTU2 (similar to Saccharomyces cerevisiae YHL013C | OTU2 | member of the Ovarian TUmor family), which produces MTEDGQNMTEDGQKMTEDEQKRQISKSDPQVSLTFDALLKKHRKEKKDLQNQITGMKKQASKSKRKQINNRCIELEEKLKLDHEQELKNWKVANNMIDENDEDDNDNYTEITPEKLIEQLSLSQDPSPEKTSSKNDNYAALPQPTRRRNRQREKLAKREAEIQRIKEEARKEAYEQPDLKKIEQETLEKIYEIKSLKQVDIKPDGHCLFASILDQLKLRHSNVQHPYCFPQTYTKNTHINDLDVYDLRSLAACHIREHSNDFTPYLFDESTMSLKDVNQYTKSLEETACWGGDVELMALSNIFQCCIAIISSGKSTIIINEDKFKSMNPELKLVYYKHSYALGEHYNSLHDI; this is translated from the coding sequence ATGACAGAAGATGGACAAAACATGACAGAAGATGGACAAAAAATGACAGAGGATGAGCAAAAACGACAAATATCGAAATCAGATCCACAGGTCTCACTAACCTTTGACGccttattaaaaaagcatagaaaagaaaaaaaagatttgcaaaatcaaataactGGCATGAAAAAACAAGCATCCAAATcaaaaaggaaacaaaTCAACAATAGATGTATTGAACTAGaagaaaaactaaaattaGATCATGAACAAGAACTCAAGAATTGGAAAGTTGCAAATAACATGATcgatgaaaatgatgaagatgacaACGACAATTACACCGAAATAACCCCTGAAAAGCTCATTGAACAATTGAGTCTATCCCAAGACCCTTCTCCGGAAAAGACATCGAGTAAAAATGACAACTATGCTGCGCTACCGCAACCTACCAGACGTCGTAATCGACAAAGGGAAAAACTGGCTAAAAGAGAAGCAGAAATCCaaagaataaaagaagaagcaCGCAAAGAAGCATATGAACAACCCgatttgaagaaaatagaacaagaaacattggaaaaaatctatgaaattaaatctttaaaacAAGTTGATATAAAGCCAGATGGTCATTGTTTGTTTGCATCCATATTAGACCAATTGAAATTGAGACATAGTAACGTACAACATCCATATTGTTTCCCTCAGACATACACTAAAAATACCCATATTAATGATCTTGATGTTTATGATTTACGTTCGTTAGCTGCTTGCCACATTAGAGAACATAGCAACGACTTTACACCATACTTGTTTGATGAAAGTACGATGAGTTTAAAAGATGTTAACCAATATACTAAATCATTAGAAGAAACTGCTTGTTGGGGTGGTGACGTTGAACTAATGGCCTTGTCTAACATCTTTCAATGTTGTATTGCAATTATTTCTAGTGGCAAAtccactattattattaatgaagaTAAATTCAAATCAATGAACCCTGAATTGAAGTTGGTTTATTATAAACATAGTTATGCTCTAGGTGAGCATTATAACTCATTGCATGATATATAA
- the YLF2 gene encoding Ylf2p (similar to Saccharomyces cerevisiae YHL014C | YLF2 | protein of unknown function), which translates to MKFSLVLFSTPVKKVLLGRPTNNLTSGIVGLANVGKSTFFQAITQSKLGNPANYPFATIEPEEARVIVPSKRLQHLSNLYQTAKPVPSTLTIYDIAGLTRGASNGEGLGNKFLNDIRHVDGIYQVVRGFMKEDITHIEGSVDPVRDLSVVQDELILKDIEYLERIRERLQKKMNKTAKSCNDYKEMEFEMNLLNSLEEHLYGGQKIYHYKQSNGSAWTEKEVAVLNKHNFLTAKPSVILLNVSPKDYLLQTNQFKDNVYKWIQEFSPGDPLLLFSAEFETKYNELMCTENKAPKQLQEYCREIVDGEAIVKDIKSALPEIITLMREKLGLISFFTCGPLECRQWSIRKGATAPNAAGIIHTSLEQTFISAEIIKYSDLAALSPPFQESFLKNNGKIKRAGKNYIMEDGDVALFKAAKGNAR; encoded by the coding sequence ATGAAATTCTCAttagttttatttagtACTCCGGTCAAAAAAGTACTGTTAGGTCGAccaacaaataatttaacCTCGGGGATCGTTGGCCTGGCAAACGTTGGAAAATCAACTTTTTTCCAAGCAATTACACAATCTAAATTGGGAAATCCAGCAAATTATCCATTTGCCACCATAGAGCCCGAAGAAGCAAGAGTCATTGTACCCAGTAAAAGATTACAGCATCTAAGTAACTTGTATCAAACGGCAAAGCCAGTTCCCTCTACTTTAACCATATATGATATTGCGGGATTAACTCGAGGAGCTTCAAATGGTGAAGGGTTAGGTAACAAATTTCTAAATGATATTCGGCATGTTGATGGGATTTATCAGGTAGTTAGGGGCTTTATGAAAGAAGATATTACACACATCGAGGGCAGTGTTGATCCCGTAAGAGATCTAAGTGTTGTTCAAGAtgaattgattttaaaagatatagAGTATCTAGAACGTATTAGAGAAAGATtgcaaaagaaaatgaacaAAACCGCAAAAAGTTGTAATGATTATAAAGAAATGGAATTTGAAATGAATTTGTTAAACTCTTTGGAAGAACATTTGTACGGAGggcaaaaaatatatcattaTAAGCAGAGCAATGGATCCGCTTGGACTGAAAAGGAAGTTGCggttttaaataaacacaATTTTCTAACTGCTAAGCCAAGTGTTATTCTTTTGAACGTCTCTCCTAAAGACTACCTGCTACAAACTAACCAATTTAAAGATAATGTTTATAAGTGGATACAAGAATTCTCTCCTGGTGATCCGCTATTGTTGTTTAGCGCTGAATttgaaacaaaatataacgAGTTAATGTGCACAGAAAATAAAGCTCCAAAACAACTCCAAGAATATTGCAGAGAAATAGTGGACGGTGAAGCCATTGTGAAGGATATAAAGAGTGCTTTGCCTGAAATCATTACACTAATGAGGGAGAAATTAGGTCTAATCAGTTTCTTCACTTGTGGTCCCTTAGAATGCAGACAATGGTCGATTAGAAAGGGTGCCACCGCTCCTAATGCTGCAGGGATAATTCATACAAGCTTGGAACAAACGTTTATCAGTGCTGAAATTATCAAGTATAGTGATCTTGCTGCTTTAAGCCCCCCATTCCAGGAATCTTTTCTGAAAAACAATGGGAAAATTAAGCGTGCAGGTAAGAATTATATTATGGAAGATGGTGACGTTGCACTTTTCAAAGCAGCAAAAGGAAATGCCAGATAA
- a CDS encoding URC4/urg3 family protein: MTVAKGDQAPTSATKYYKSIKSVRDTTGQVYEYVVKHNEGNYYILDLNKMKNVADFVCNDIIKKNYPRGNYQDIPPHGRWQHLNYGSTEPRLEKLIKSWKNDAKYDDIEISRKLIDLIVFSVLVDAGAGNLWKFTDPETKEKIGRSEGLAIASYYLFVTGKFSNDKDNYKVNGSKLMSWTMDDFVKGFQVDPEKNPLSGCDGRLKLIQNLGMALISNKEIFGEDGRPGNIVDYLYKNSEPNGAKNNQNVIDLNLLWDTLMTGLTSIWPKGRISIGGESIGDAWFLDTKTLADKKAGVGNDDKDIGVVTFHKLTQWLCYSLIFPLETYGYKFVIENKALQTGLPEYRNGGLFYDFGVLTLKTDVLKRGLELTKSLNPSYSLDIPTYKPEDGAIVEWRCLTIGLLDHLLPMVNERLGFEFSLPQLIEAGSWKGGREIAAIKRPKTKGPPIELFSDGTVF; encoded by the coding sequence ATGACTGTCGCAAAAGGGGATCAAGCTCCTACTAGTGCCacaaaatattacaaatcTATCAAGTCAGTAAGAGACACCACTGGCCAAGTATATGAATACGTTGTAAAACATAACGAAGGCAACTATTACATTTTGGATCtgaataaaatgaaaaatgttGCCGATTTTGTTTgtaatgatattattaagaaGAATTACCCCAGAGGAAATTATCAAGATATTCCACCTCATGGTCGTTGGCAACACTTGAACTATGGAAGTACCGAACCTAGATTGGAAAAGTTAATCAAGTCTTGGAAAAATGACGCAAAATATGATGACATTGAAATCTCTAGAAAGTTAATCgatttaattgtttttagtGTTTTAGTCGATGCAGGTGCTGGTAACCTTTGGAAATTTACGGACCCGGAAACCAAAGAGAAAATTGGCCGTTCAGAGGGTTTAGCTATTGCTTCTTATTATCTATTTGTTACTGGGAAGTTTTCTAATGACAAAGATAATTATAAAGTAAATGGATCCAAGCTAATGTCATGGACAATGGATGATTTTGTTAAGGGTTTTCAGGTCGACCCTGAAAAAAACCCGTTAAGTGGATGCGATGGTAGATTAAAATTGATTCAAAACTTGGGTATGGCTTTAATTAGTaacaaagaaatttttGGTGAAGATGGTAGACCAGGTAACATAGTTGATTACTTATACAAAAATTCTGAGCCCAACGGtgctaaaaataatcaaaatgtGATagatttgaatttattatGGGACACTTTAATGACTGGGTTAACCTCTATTTGGCCAAAGGGTAGAATCAGCATCGGAGGAGAGTCCATCGGAGATGCTTGGTTTCTAGATACCAAGACTTTGGCTGACAAGAAAGCAGGTGTTGGAAATGATGATAAAGACATAGGTGTTGTTACTTTCCATAAATTAACACAATGGTTATGCTATTCGTTAATTTTCCCATTAGAAACTTATGGTtataaatttgttattgaaaataaagctTTACAAACTGGACTACCAGAGTATAGGAACGGtggtttattttatgattTTGGTGTCTTAACCTTAAAAACAGATGTTTTAAAGAGGGGGTTGGAATTaacaaaaagtttaaatcCTTCTTATTCATTAGACATTCCAACCTATAAACCTGAAGATGGTGCCATTGTAGAATGGAGATGCTTGACCATTGGATTATTGGATCACTTATTACCCATGGTTAATGAAAGATTGGGCTTTGAATTCTCCTTGCCACAGTTAATTGAAGCTGGTTCTTGGAAAGGTGGTCGTGAAATCGCTGCTATTAAGCGCCCTAAAACAAAAGGTCCCCCAATTGAATTGTTCAGTGATGGCACagttttttga
- the RPS20 gene encoding 40S ribosomal protein uS10 (similar to Saccharomyces cerevisiae YHL015W | RPS20 | Ribosomal Protein of the Small subunit), whose product MSEVEKKEIEQPQEEILKIRITLTSTKVKQLEQVSSNIVENATNNGLTKKGPVRLPTKVLKISTRKTPNGEGSKTWETYEMRIHKRYIDLNAPASVVKKITQITIEPGVDVEVTIAA is encoded by the coding sequence ATGTCTGAAGTCGAAAAGAAGGAAATCGAACAACCACAAGAAGAAATTTTGAAGATCAGAATTACTTTGACTTCTACCAAAGTTAAACAATTGGAACAAGTTTCCTCCAACATTGTTGAAAACGCCACCAACAATGGTTTAACCAAGAAAGGTCCAGTTAGATTGCCAACCAAGGTTTTGAAGATTTCTACCAGAAAGACTCCAAATGGTGAAGGTTCTAAGACTTGGGAAACTTACGAAATGAGAATCCACAAGAGATACATTGATTTGAATGCTCCAGCTTCTGTTGTCAAGAAAATCACTCAAATTACTATTGAACCAGGTGTCGATGTCGAAGTCACCATTGCTGCCTAA
- a CDS encoding type I glyceraldehyde-3-phosphate dehydrogenase (similar to Saccharomyces cerevisiae YGR192C | TDH3 | Triose-phosphate DeHydrogenase (paralog of YJR009C | TDH2)) — MVKVAINGFGRIGRIVLRIAVKNPKIEVVAINDPFISVDYAAYMFKYDTAHGRFKGEVSHDNKDLIVDGKKILVYNEMDPATLPWGKHGIDVVIDSTGVFKELDSAQKHIDAGAKKVVITAPSKTAPMFVIGVNEDKYTPDLKIVSNASCTTNCLAPLAKAINDHFGIKEGLMTTVHSTTATQKTVDGPSKKDWRGGRGAAYNIIPSSTGAAKAVGKVLPVLSGKLTGMAFRVPTIDVSVVDLTVNLEKPTTYEEIKTAVKKLSQTTMKGVLGYTEDSVVSSDFLGDSHSSIFDASAGIMLSPTFVKLISWYDNEYGYSCRVVDLVLHVAA, encoded by the coding sequence ATGGTTAAGGTCGCTATTAACGGTTTCGGTAGAATTGGTAGAATTGTTTTGAGAATTGCAGTCAAAAACCCAAAGATTGAAGTTGTTGCCATCAATGATCCATTCATTTCTGTCGACTACGCTGCCTACATGTTCAAGTATGATACCGCACACGGTAGATTCAAGGGTGAAGTTTCCCATGACAACAAAGATTTGATTGTCGATGGTAAAAAGATTTTAGTATACAACGAAATGGACCCAGCCACTTTGCCATGGGGTAAGCACGGAATTGATGTTGTTATTGATTCTACTGGTGTCTTTAAGGAATTGGATTCCGCTCAAAAACATATTGATGCTGGTGCCAAGAAGGTTGTCATTACTGCTCCATCAAAGACCGCTCCAATGTTTGTTATTGGTGTTAATGAGGACAAGTACACTCCAGACTTGAAGATTGTTTCCAACGCTTCTTGTACCACCAACTGTTTGGCTCCTTTGGCTAAGGCTATCAATGACCACTTTGGTATCAAGGAAGGTTTGATGACTACTGTTCACTCCACCACTGCCACCCAAAAGACTGTTGATGGTCCATCCAAGAAGGACTGGAGAGGTGGTAGAGGTGCTGCTTACAACATTATCCCATCCTCTACTGGTGCTGCCAAGGCTGTTGGTAAGGTTTTGCCTGTTTTGAGCGGTAAGTTGACTGGTATGGCTTTCAGAGTCCCAACCATTGATGTTTCTGTCGTCGATTTGACTGTCAACTTGGAAAAGCCAACCACCTATGAGGAAATTAAGACAGCTGTCAAGAAGCTTTCTCAAACTACTATGAAGGGTGTTTTGGGTTATACCGAAGACTCTGTTGTCTCCAGTGATTTCTTGGGTGACTCTCATTCTTCTATTTTCGATGCCTCCGCTGGTATTATGTTATCTCCAACTTTTGTCAAGTTGATTTCCTGGTATGATAATGAATATGGTTACTCTTGTAGAGTTGTTGACTTGGTTTTGCATGTCGCTGCTTAG